A genome region from Variovorax paradoxus includes the following:
- a CDS encoding TetR family transcriptional regulator, with translation MVARRTKEEALATRNRLLDAAELLFQAQGVSQTTLQQIAQQAGATRGAIYWHFKDKADLFNAMMERVILPLEAGPRAAAVAVGTDDPLAEIEDGMVHALNLMATDPQVRRVFDVATHKVEYTHDMASVQQRHLDARNACVVDFEKALRLAARRGHIKLPVPGYVAAQGLHALISGLIQNWLLDPEAFELVPTGRRTFRVYLAGLGFVRPQPGAPVAGEPETLAA, from the coding sequence TTGGTGGCACGTCGTACGAAGGAAGAAGCACTGGCTACGCGGAATCGCCTGCTCGATGCCGCGGAGTTGCTGTTTCAGGCGCAAGGTGTCTCGCAGACCACGCTGCAGCAGATCGCGCAGCAGGCCGGCGCGACGCGCGGCGCCATCTACTGGCATTTCAAGGACAAGGCCGACCTCTTCAACGCGATGATGGAGCGCGTCATCCTGCCGCTCGAAGCCGGCCCCCGCGCTGCCGCCGTGGCCGTCGGTACCGACGACCCGCTGGCCGAGATCGAGGACGGCATGGTCCACGCGCTCAACCTCATGGCCACCGATCCGCAGGTGCGCCGCGTGTTCGACGTGGCGACCCACAAGGTCGAATACACCCACGACATGGCCTCGGTGCAGCAGCGCCACCTCGATGCGCGCAACGCCTGCGTGGTCGATTTCGAGAAAGCTTTGCGGCTGGCCGCGCGGCGCGGCCACATCAAGCTGCCCGTGCCCGGCTACGTGGCGGCACAGGGGCTTCACGCGCTCATCAGCGGCCTCATACAGAACTGGCTGCTCGACCCCGAGGCCTTCGAGCTCGTGCCCACGGGACGGCGCACCTTCAGGGTGTATCTCGCGGGGCTCGGCTTCGTTCGTCCGCAGCCCGGCGCCCCTGTTGCGGGCGAGCCCGAAACACTGGCCGCCTGA
- a CDS encoding LemA family protein yields the protein MMIKRWFLILAAVVSLSGCGYNQFQALDEASKSAWSEVLNQYQRRADLVPNIVATVKGEAAFEQDTLTKVIEARAKATSIQVTPETLNNPEAFQKFQQAQGELSSALSRLMVVSERYPDLKANQSFRDLRVTLEGTENRITVARNRYIESVQEYNVLARSFPSNLTAKVFGYEPKPNFSVQNEAQISTPPTVDFNAPKK from the coding sequence ATGATGATCAAGCGCTGGTTCCTGATTCTTGCGGCCGTCGTGTCGCTCAGCGGCTGCGGCTACAACCAGTTCCAGGCCCTCGACGAAGCCAGCAAATCGGCGTGGAGCGAGGTGCTCAACCAGTACCAGCGCCGCGCCGACCTCGTGCCCAACATCGTCGCCACCGTGAAGGGCGAGGCCGCCTTCGAGCAGGACACGCTTACCAAGGTGATCGAGGCGCGCGCCAAGGCCACCTCGATCCAGGTCACGCCCGAGACGCTCAACAACCCCGAGGCCTTCCAGAAGTTCCAGCAGGCGCAGGGCGAACTCTCCTCGGCGCTGTCGCGGCTGATGGTGGTGTCCGAGCGCTACCCCGACCTGAAGGCCAACCAGTCGTTCCGCGACCTGCGCGTGACGCTCGAGGGCACCGAGAACCGCATCACCGTGGCGCGCAACCGCTACATCGAAAGCGTGCAGGAGTACAACGTGCTCGCGCGCAGTTTCCCGAGCAACCTCACGGCCAAGGTCTTCGGCTACGAGCCCAAGCCGAACTTCTCTGTGCAGAACGAGGCGCAGATCTCCACGCCGCCCACGGTCGACTTCAACGCGCCGAAGAAGTAA
- a CDS encoding DUF2946 family protein — translation MDDIVRQALAKWPNVPHCYGWLGLDARGNWYMRDDRTQAQGPFRTAKGSMLRHDKLIEFIHRNYEHDDEGQWFFQNGPQRVYVELEAAPLVWRVAEEGDGFTVTSHTGQPVEVSACLLDAEGRLYLDSPIGLGLVHTQDVGIAAEAVERGLWTPEAVLADELPRRFGHVLSPAQRHAEAAAASSKP, via the coding sequence ATGGACGACATCGTCAGACAAGCATTGGCCAAATGGCCCAACGTGCCGCACTGCTACGGCTGGCTCGGCCTCGATGCACGCGGCAACTGGTACATGCGCGACGACCGCACCCAGGCGCAGGGACCGTTCCGCACGGCCAAGGGCTCGATGCTGCGGCACGACAAGCTGATCGAATTCATCCACCGCAACTACGAGCACGACGACGAGGGCCAATGGTTCTTCCAGAACGGGCCGCAGCGCGTGTACGTGGAGCTCGAGGCCGCGCCGCTGGTCTGGCGCGTGGCCGAGGAGGGCGACGGCTTCACAGTGACCTCGCACACGGGCCAGCCGGTCGAGGTGTCGGCTTGCCTGCTCGACGCGGAAGGCCGGCTCTACCTGGACTCGCCGATCGGCCTGGGCCTCGTGCACACGCAGGACGTGGGCATTGCGGCCGAAGCGGTCGAGCGCGGGCTCTGGACGCCCGAAGCCGTGCTGGCCGACGAGCTGCCGCGCCGCTTCGGGCATGTCCTGAGCCCGGCGCAACGCCATGCCGAAGCGGCTGCGGCATCTTCGAAACCCTGA
- a CDS encoding efflux RND transporter permease subunit, whose protein sequence is MAKFFIDRPIFAWVIALFILVMGSVAITQLPISQYPPVAPPAIVINAAYPGASAQTLEDSVLSVIEREMNGSPGLIYMESVAQADGTGTITISFEQGTDPDLAQVDVQNRLSRATPRLPAVVTQQGVRVDKSRNNFLLFTILSSDNPAYDPVALGDYASRNIVPELQRIPGVGQAQLFGTENAMRIWIDPAKLQGYNLSANDVNNAIKAQNAQVASGTIGDLPNVPGQAIAATVVVNGQLANVDQFKEIVLRANTDGSTVRLKDVARIELGGQAYATSARLNGAPAVGIGVQQTPSGNALQTAKAVRAKMDELSRYFPQGVKWAIPYDSSRFVSISITEVVKTLLEAVALVFVVMFIFLQNWRYTIIPTIVVPVALLGTFATLLALGFSINVLTMFGMVLVIGIVVDDAIVVVENVERIMSEEGLSPLEATRKAMKQISGAIIGVTVVLISVFVPLAFFAGSTGNIYRQFSAVMVASIAFSAFMALSLTPALCATLLKPVEAGHHHEKRGFFGWFNRVFTRTAKGYESVVSRLLRRAARYLIIYAAIIGAVVVAYLRLPSSFLPQEDQGNIIVNVQLPPGATQERALSVMQQVEGFILKQPEVQSMVGVMGFSFSGQGQNAGLAFVTLKDWDERKDPAHSASALAGRAFGALSGIRDAFIYPLSPPPIPELGNATGFSFRLQDRAGAGHEALVNARNQLLGMAGQSKILAQVRPDGLEDAPQLQIDIDRDKANALGVTFDSINSTLSTALGSSYVNDFPNRGRLQRVVVQADAPARMQPDDLLKLNAANSQGQPVPLAAFATTRWVKGATQTVRYNGYPAIRISGDAAPGYSTGAAMAEMEKLAAQLPQGFGFEWTGQSREEKLAGSQSIILYGFAILAVFLCLAALYESWTIPLAVILVVPLGVIGVLLATMLRSYSNDVYFQVGLITIIGLSAKNAILIIEFAKDLQAQGKGVVEAALTAAHLRFRPIVMTSLAFGLGVLPLFLASGAGSASQRAIGTGVIGGMVTGTALAVFFVPIFFVVVRTLFKGSARQREADKRHAEAAGVAEEPQQ, encoded by the coding sequence ATGGCCAAATTCTTTATCGACCGCCCGATCTTTGCCTGGGTGATCGCGCTGTTCATCCTGGTGATGGGCAGTGTGGCAATCACCCAGCTGCCGATCTCGCAGTACCCGCCGGTGGCTCCGCCGGCCATCGTGATCAACGCCGCGTACCCCGGCGCCTCGGCGCAGACGCTCGAGGACAGCGTGCTGTCCGTGATCGAACGCGAAATGAACGGCTCGCCGGGCCTGATCTACATGGAATCGGTGGCCCAGGCCGACGGCACCGGCACCATCACGATCAGCTTCGAGCAGGGCACCGACCCCGACCTCGCGCAGGTGGACGTGCAGAACCGGCTGTCGCGCGCGACGCCGCGCCTGCCGGCCGTGGTGACGCAGCAGGGCGTGCGCGTGGACAAGTCGCGCAACAACTTCCTGCTGTTCACGATCCTTTCGTCCGACAACCCCGCATACGACCCGGTGGCGCTGGGCGACTACGCCTCGCGCAACATCGTCCCCGAGCTGCAGCGCATTCCCGGCGTTGGCCAGGCGCAGCTGTTCGGCACCGAGAACGCGATGCGCATCTGGATCGACCCGGCCAAGCTGCAGGGCTACAACCTGTCGGCCAACGACGTGAACAACGCCATCAAGGCGCAGAACGCGCAAGTGGCATCGGGCACCATCGGCGACCTGCCGAACGTGCCCGGCCAGGCCATTGCCGCCACGGTGGTGGTGAACGGCCAGCTCGCCAACGTCGACCAGTTCAAGGAAATCGTGCTGCGCGCCAACACCGACGGCTCGACCGTGCGGCTGAAGGACGTGGCCCGCATCGAACTGGGCGGCCAGGCCTATGCCACCTCGGCACGCCTGAACGGCGCGCCGGCGGTGGGCATCGGCGTCCAGCAGACGCCTTCGGGCAACGCGCTGCAGACGGCCAAGGCCGTGCGCGCCAAGATGGACGAGCTCTCCAGGTACTTCCCGCAGGGCGTGAAGTGGGCGATTCCGTACGACAGCTCGCGCTTCGTGAGCATCTCGATCACCGAAGTGGTCAAGACGCTGCTGGAAGCCGTGGCGCTGGTGTTCGTGGTGATGTTCATCTTCCTGCAGAACTGGCGCTACACGATCATCCCGACGATCGTGGTGCCGGTGGCGCTGCTGGGCACCTTCGCCACGCTGCTGGCGCTTGGCTTCTCGATCAACGTGCTGACCATGTTCGGCATGGTGCTGGTGATCGGCATCGTGGTGGACGATGCGATCGTGGTGGTGGAGAACGTCGAGCGCATCATGAGCGAAGAGGGGCTGTCGCCGCTCGAAGCCACGCGCAAGGCCATGAAGCAGATCTCGGGCGCCATCATCGGCGTGACCGTGGTGCTGATCTCGGTGTTCGTGCCGCTGGCGTTCTTCGCCGGCTCGACCGGCAACATCTACCGCCAGTTCTCGGCGGTGATGGTCGCGTCGATCGCGTTCTCGGCGTTCATGGCGCTGTCGCTCACGCCCGCGCTGTGCGCCACGCTGCTCAAGCCGGTGGAAGCCGGCCACCACCACGAGAAGCGCGGCTTCTTCGGCTGGTTCAACCGGGTGTTCACGCGCACGGCCAAGGGCTATGAAAGCGTGGTCTCGCGCCTGCTGCGCCGTGCCGCGCGCTACCTGATCATCTATGCGGCGATCATCGGCGCGGTCGTGGTGGCCTACCTGCGCCTGCCGAGCTCGTTCCTGCCGCAGGAAGACCAGGGCAACATCATCGTGAACGTGCAGCTGCCGCCGGGCGCCACGCAGGAGCGTGCGCTGTCGGTCATGCAGCAGGTCGAGGGCTTCATCCTGAAGCAGCCCGAAGTGCAGAGCATGGTGGGCGTGATGGGCTTCAGCTTCTCGGGCCAGGGCCAGAACGCGGGCCTCGCCTTCGTGACGCTGAAGGACTGGGACGAACGCAAGGACCCGGCCCACTCCGCCAGCGCGCTGGCCGGCCGTGCCTTCGGTGCGCTCTCGGGCATCCGCGACGCCTTCATCTACCCGCTGAGCCCGCCGCCCATTCCCGAACTGGGCAACGCGACCGGCTTCAGCTTCCGCCTGCAGGACCGCGCCGGCGCGGGCCACGAGGCACTGGTGAACGCACGCAACCAGCTGCTGGGCATGGCCGGGCAGAGCAAGATCCTGGCGCAGGTCCGCCCCGACGGCCTGGAAGATGCGCCGCAGCTGCAGATCGACATCGACCGCGACAAGGCCAACGCACTGGGCGTGACCTTCGACTCGATCAACTCGACGCTGTCGACGGCGCTGGGCTCCAGCTACGTGAACGACTTCCCGAACCGCGGCCGCCTGCAGCGCGTGGTGGTGCAGGCCGACGCACCGGCCCGCATGCAGCCGGACGACCTGCTGAAGCTGAACGCAGCCAACAGCCAGGGCCAGCCGGTGCCGCTCGCGGCATTCGCGACCACCCGCTGGGTGAAGGGCGCGACGCAGACGGTGCGCTACAACGGCTACCCGGCGATCCGCATCAGCGGCGACGCGGCCCCCGGCTACAGCACGGGCGCCGCCATGGCCGAGATGGAAAAGCTCGCCGCGCAGCTGCCGCAAGGCTTCGGCTTCGAATGGACGGGCCAGTCGCGCGAAGAAAAGCTCGCGGGTTCGCAGTCGATCATTCTTTACGGCTTCGCGATCCTGGCGGTGTTCCTGTGCCTGGCCGCGCTGTACGAGAGCTGGACGATTCCGCTCGCGGTGATCCTGGTGGTGCCGCTCGGCGTCATCGGCGTGCTGCTGGCGACCATGCTGCGTTCGTATTCGAACGACGTGTACTTCCAGGTGGGCCTGATCACCATCATCGGCCTGTCCGCGAAGAACGCGATTCTGATCATCGAGTTCGCGAAGGACCTGCAGGCCCAGGGCAAGGGCGTCGTCGAGGCGGCGCTCACCGCGGCCCACCTGCGGTTCCGTCCGATCGTGATGACGTCGCTGGCGTTCGGCCTCGGCGTGCTGCCGCTGTTCCTCGCATCCGGCGCAGGTTCGGCCAGCCAGCGCGCCATCGGCACGGGCGTGATCGGCGGCATGGTCACGGGCACTGCCCTGGCGGTGTTCTTCGTGCCGATCTTCTTCGTGGTGGTGCGCACGCTGTTCAAGGGCAGTGCACGACAGCGCGAGGCCGACAAGCGGCATGCCGAAGCCGCCGGCGTCGCGGAGGAACCCCAACAATGA
- a CDS encoding YheT family hydrolase encodes MDYAAPRWLPGGNLQTIWAALYARRFDGLAPIYRRERWPTPDGDFIDVDFVDAPASAGAHAPLLVLFHGLEGSSRSHYAEAFAVLAASRGMAFAVPHFRGCSGELNLAPRAYHSGDFEEIGWILARMRDQHAAKGGGPVLAAGVSLGGNALMRWASEAGETASAVVSAVASVCAPLDLAAGGDAIGRGFNKLVYTRMFLNTMKPKALAKLAQFPGLFDRERLVSARNLYEFDNVFTAPLHGFRDAEDYWARGSAKPHLASVRVPALVVNALNDPFIPARSLPAQREVGSHVTLWQPAHGGHVGFPTGLPPGHVRGMPERVGGWLAEFA; translated from the coding sequence CTGGACTACGCCGCGCCGCGCTGGCTGCCCGGCGGCAACCTGCAGACCATCTGGGCCGCGCTGTATGCGCGTCGCTTCGACGGGCTGGCGCCCATCTACCGGCGCGAGCGCTGGCCCACGCCCGACGGCGACTTCATCGATGTCGACTTCGTCGACGCGCCGGCGTCCGCGGGGGCGCATGCACCCCTGCTGGTGCTGTTCCACGGCCTCGAAGGCTCATCGCGCAGCCACTACGCGGAGGCCTTCGCGGTCCTCGCCGCCTCGCGCGGCATGGCTTTCGCGGTGCCGCACTTCCGCGGCTGCAGCGGCGAACTGAATCTGGCGCCGCGCGCCTACCACTCGGGCGATTTCGAGGAGATCGGCTGGATCCTCGCGCGCATGCGCGACCAGCATGCGGCCAAGGGCGGCGGGCCGGTGCTGGCCGCGGGCGTGTCGCTCGGCGGCAATGCGCTCATGCGATGGGCTTCTGAAGCCGGAGAAACCGCTTCGGCCGTGGTGAGTGCCGTGGCCTCGGTCTGCGCGCCGCTCGATCTCGCGGCGGGCGGCGACGCCATCGGCCGCGGCTTCAACAAGCTCGTGTACACGCGCATGTTCCTCAACACCATGAAGCCCAAGGCGCTGGCCAAGCTGGCGCAGTTCCCGGGCCTGTTCGACCGCGAACGGCTGGTGTCGGCCCGCAACCTCTACGAGTTCGACAACGTCTTCACCGCGCCGCTGCACGGCTTTCGCGACGCCGAGGACTACTGGGCGCGCGGCTCGGCCAAGCCGCACCTGGCGTCGGTGCGCGTGCCCGCGCTGGTGGTGAATGCGCTCAATGACCCGTTCATTCCTGCGCGCAGCCTTCCCGCCCAGCGCGAGGTGGGCTCGCACGTGACGCTGTGGCAGCCCGCGCACGGCGGTCACGTCGGTTTTCCGACGGGGCTGCCGCCGGGGCATGTGCGGGGCATGCCGGAGCGGGTCGGCGGCTGGTTGGCCGAGTTCGCGTAG
- a CDS encoding efflux RND transporter periplasmic adaptor subunit — protein sequence MPLLHVSRQSSFSPRLATVAAVVLLVLAGCGKSDAPAAQGGGGGARPAPEVGVVVAAPTDVGLVTELPGRLEASRVAQVRARAAGILLKREFREGSDVKAGQLLFRIDPAPLVAASQNAQATLARAEANAVQAKALADRYKPLVEANAVSKQEYATAVASQKTAEADVAAGRAAVQTAKINLGYADVTSPISGRIGRALVTEGALVGQGDATELAVVQQINPVYVNFTQSATDVLKLRRAVADGQYKRAGGGEAASIRVVLEDGTDYPLEGKLLFSDLTVDSTTGQVTLRAEVPNPKGELLPGLYVRVKLEQAQATNAIVVPQQAVTRTQQGDTVSVVGADGKISQRNVKISAAKDNQWVVLDGLKAGEQVMVDGFQKLQMMPPGTPVKAVPWKKPDPNAAAAPAAAASAPAAAAAPAAGGQASAPAEKK from the coding sequence ATGCCTCTCCTGCATGTCTCGCGTCAATCGTCCTTTTCGCCGCGTCTCGCGACCGTGGCCGCCGTCGTCCTGCTGGTCCTCGCGGGGTGCGGCAAGAGTGACGCGCCTGCCGCCCAGGGCGGCGGCGGTGGCGCCCGTCCCGCCCCCGAGGTGGGCGTGGTGGTGGCCGCGCCGACCGACGTCGGACTGGTCACAGAACTGCCCGGCCGCCTCGAGGCCTCGCGCGTCGCACAGGTTCGCGCCCGTGCCGCGGGCATCCTGCTCAAGCGCGAATTCCGCGAAGGCAGCGACGTGAAGGCCGGCCAGCTGCTGTTCCGCATCGATCCCGCACCGCTGGTGGCCGCCTCGCAGAACGCGCAGGCCACGCTGGCGCGCGCCGAAGCCAACGCCGTGCAGGCCAAGGCCCTGGCCGATCGCTACAAGCCGCTGGTGGAAGCCAACGCAGTGAGCAAGCAGGAATACGCCACCGCCGTGGCGTCGCAGAAGACGGCCGAGGCCGACGTGGCCGCCGGCCGCGCTGCCGTGCAGACCGCCAAGATCAACCTCGGCTATGCCGACGTGACCTCGCCCATCTCGGGCCGTATCGGCCGTGCGCTGGTGACCGAAGGCGCGCTGGTGGGCCAGGGCGACGCGACGGAGCTGGCGGTGGTGCAGCAGATCAACCCCGTGTACGTGAATTTCACTCAGTCGGCCACCGACGTGCTGAAGCTGCGCCGCGCCGTGGCCGATGGCCAGTACAAGCGCGCCGGCGGCGGCGAGGCCGCCAGCATCCGCGTGGTGCTCGAGGACGGCACCGACTATCCGCTGGAAGGCAAGCTGCTGTTCTCCGACCTCACGGTCGACTCGACCACCGGCCAGGTGACGCTGCGCGCCGAAGTGCCCAACCCGAAGGGCGAGCTGCTGCCGGGCCTCTACGTTCGCGTGAAGCTCGAACAGGCCCAGGCCACCAACGCGATCGTGGTGCCGCAGCAGGCCGTGACGCGCACGCAGCAGGGCGACACCGTCTCGGTGGTGGGCGCCGACGGCAAGATCAGCCAGCGCAACGTGAAGATCAGCGCCGCCAAGGACAACCAGTGGGTGGTGCTCGACGGCCTGAAGGCCGGCGAACAGGTGATGGTCGACGGCTTCCAGAAGCTGCAGATGATGCCGCCCGGCACGCCGGTGAAGGCGGTGCCCTGGAAGAAGCCGGACCCGAACGCAGCAGCCGCGCCCGCGGCGGCCGCATCGGCTCCGGCAGCGGCAGCGGCTCCCGCAGCCGGTGGCCAGGCTTCGGCCCCGGCCGAGAAGAAGTAA
- a CDS encoding TPM domain-containing protein — translation MLPLPARAQMPTEAARPRPLAVPAPSARVIDQTGTLDSAQRAGLEARLAAFEQRKGSQIVVLMVPTTQPEDIASYANRVGNEWKIGRKDVGDGMLVIVAKDDRKMRIEVAKTLEGAVPDLAAARIIDEEMKPRFRNGDFAGGLNAAVDRLVGLVDGEPLPQPEQRAGSGSDDRSIDWGDFAIFLFFGFFAVAPVVRAILGKAFGTMVMGGGMGAVSFFITHNMFISVIAGLVALIASAFAGSRPAFGGAGGSGTSVRRRSSSSGSSWGGASSSGSSDWSSSSSSSSSGSFSSGGGGDFGGGGASGDW, via the coding sequence ATGCTGCCCCTGCCCGCACGGGCCCAGATGCCGACCGAGGCCGCGCGGCCGCGCCCGCTGGCTGTGCCCGCGCCGAGCGCGCGCGTGATCGACCAGACCGGCACGCTCGACAGCGCGCAGCGCGCCGGCCTCGAAGCCAGGCTCGCGGCCTTCGAGCAGCGCAAGGGTTCGCAGATCGTGGTGCTGATGGTGCCGACCACGCAGCCCGAGGACATCGCGAGCTACGCCAACCGCGTGGGCAACGAATGGAAGATCGGCCGCAAGGACGTCGGCGACGGCATGCTGGTGATCGTGGCCAAGGACGACCGCAAGATGCGCATCGAGGTCGCCAAGACGCTCGAGGGCGCGGTGCCCGACCTGGCGGCCGCGCGCATCATCGACGAGGAAATGAAGCCGCGCTTTCGCAACGGCGACTTCGCGGGCGGGCTGAACGCGGCGGTCGACCGGCTCGTGGGCCTGGTCGACGGCGAGCCGCTGCCGCAGCCCGAGCAACGCGCCGGCAGCGGGAGCGACGACCGCAGCATCGACTGGGGCGACTTCGCGATCTTTCTCTTCTTCGGCTTCTTCGCGGTCGCGCCCGTGGTGCGCGCCATTCTGGGCAAGGCCTTCGGCACGATGGTGATGGGCGGCGGCATGGGCGCGGTCTCGTTCTTCATCACGCACAACATGTTCATCTCGGTGATCGCGGGCCTGGTCGCGCTGATCGCCTCGGCCTTCGCCGGTTCGCGGCCGGCATTCGGCGGCGCAGGCGGCTCGGGGACGTCGGTGCGGCGCAGGAGCAGCAGCAGCGGCAGCAGCTGGGGCGGCGCGAGCAGTTCCGGCAGCAGCGACTGGTCGAGCAGCAGCAGTAGCAGCAGCAGCGGCAGTTTCAGCTCCGGGGGCGGCGGCGATTTCGGAGGCGGCGGCGCCTCGGGAGACTGGTGA
- a CDS encoding YybH family protein, with translation MPKTPLRAAAAIGGTADDAEAAFYEALQRGDIDALMACWADEDEVFCVHPGGPRLVGAVAIRAAFEQMFGNGAIHATPARVRKIESLASAVHNVLERIEVLTAEGPKHAFVLATNVYHKTAEGWRLVAHHASPGSAREPDDANDPPQTLH, from the coding sequence ATGCCCAAGACCCCACTCCGCGCCGCCGCGGCCATCGGCGGCACCGCCGACGACGCCGAAGCGGCCTTCTACGAAGCGCTGCAACGCGGCGACATCGATGCGCTGATGGCCTGCTGGGCCGACGAGGACGAGGTGTTCTGCGTGCACCCCGGCGGCCCGCGCCTGGTGGGCGCGGTGGCCATCCGCGCGGCCTTCGAGCAGATGTTCGGCAACGGCGCCATCCACGCCACGCCGGCGCGGGTGCGCAAGATCGAGTCGCTCGCGAGCGCGGTGCACAACGTGCTCGAGCGCATCGAGGTGCTCACCGCCGAAGGCCCGAAGCACGCCTTCGTGCTGGCCACCAACGTCTATCACAAGACCGCCGAAGGCTGGCGCCTGGTTGCCCACCATGCGAGCCCGGGCAGCGCGCGTGAGCCGGACGACGCCAACGATCCGCCCCAGACCCTTCATTGA
- a CDS encoding c-type cytochrome, which yields MSADPHYQATEEAHTGPIKNPKQLLLAVFFSFIAPILIIVGLVSYVVSGNKPAGTAEGDNMALYGVTKEARDREVAERLKKIGAIEIRDANRPLATGEAVFKAQCATCHGAPGIPGAPHFQDAAAWGPRIGQGYPTLLEHALKGKGAMPAQGGGDFEDLEIGRAVVYMANAGGAKFPVPDRPAAAAPAEGASGAAPAEGAASEASAAAK from the coding sequence ATGAGCGCAGACCCGCATTACCAGGCCACAGAAGAAGCCCACACCGGGCCGATCAAGAACCCGAAGCAACTGCTGCTCGCGGTGTTTTTTTCCTTCATCGCACCGATCCTGATCATCGTGGGTCTCGTGTCCTACGTGGTCTCGGGCAACAAGCCCGCCGGTACCGCAGAGGGCGACAACATGGCGCTCTACGGCGTGACGAAGGAAGCGCGGGACCGCGAAGTGGCCGAGCGACTCAAGAAGATCGGCGCCATCGAGATCCGCGACGCCAACCGCCCGCTGGCCACCGGCGAGGCCGTGTTCAAGGCCCAGTGCGCCACCTGCCACGGCGCGCCCGGCATCCCCGGCGCACCGCACTTCCAGGACGCAGCCGCCTGGGGTCCTCGCATCGGCCAGGGCTACCCGACACTGCTCGAACACGCCCTGAAGGGCAAGGGTGCGATGCCCGCACAGGGCGGTGGCGACTTCGAAGACCTCGAGATCGGCCGTGCGGTGGTCTACATGGCCAATGCCGGCGGCGCCAAGTTCCCGGTGCCCGACCGTCCCGCCGCCGCGGCACCTGCGGAAGGCGCCTCGGGCGCAGCGCCGGCGGAAGGCGCGGCCTCCGAGGCCAGCGCTGCTGCCAAGTAA
- a CDS encoding efflux transporter outer membrane subunit has translation MTKLIPTALAAALLLAGCSLIPTYERPAAPVPTTYPGDPAQPAGQAAANLPWQDFFTDARLAGLIQTSLANNRDLRVSVLNIEQARAQFQIERSALFPALGLTGTGSRSSPNAYQAIDPSQGSVASQYSVNFGFTAWEIDFFGRIRALKDQALAQYLATDETRKAVQISLVASVANGWLTLLADDELLEITRQTLNTREESVRLTKLRFDNGVSSELDFQAANSLLETARASYAQQLRVRQQDENALALLLGAPVPAEATAGGTKGLDGITPMPDVPAGLPSDLLAERPDIRSAEQQLIAANANIGAARANFFPRVSLTSSIGTASSEFSGLFDRGSKAWSFAPTVTLPIFDAGRNIATLDSAKAGREIAVAQYEKSIQTAFREVADALAGRATLGEQVRAQRAQAEAESVRFKLSDLRYRNGIASALDLLDAQRSLFTAQQSAVTTRLLQLQNQVTLYKTLGGGWATRDSAVSAASKG, from the coding sequence ATGACGAAATTGATTCCCACCGCCCTGGCAGCAGCCCTGCTGCTGGCCGGCTGCTCGCTGATCCCGACCTACGAGCGTCCCGCCGCGCCGGTGCCGACCACCTACCCGGGCGACCCGGCACAGCCGGCCGGCCAGGCCGCGGCCAACCTGCCCTGGCAGGACTTCTTCACCGATGCGCGCCTGGCAGGCCTGATCCAGACCTCGCTGGCCAACAACCGCGACCTGCGGGTGTCGGTGCTCAACATCGAGCAGGCGCGCGCGCAGTTCCAGATCGAGCGCTCGGCGCTGTTCCCGGCGCTGGGCCTCACGGGCACCGGCTCGCGCTCGAGTCCCAACGCCTACCAGGCGATCGACCCGAGCCAGGGCAGCGTGGCGTCGCAGTACAGCGTCAACTTCGGCTTCACCGCCTGGGAGATCGACTTCTTCGGCCGCATCCGCGCGCTGAAGGACCAGGCCCTGGCGCAGTACCTGGCCACCGACGAGACCCGCAAGGCGGTGCAGATCAGCCTCGTCGCCTCGGTCGCCAACGGCTGGCTTACGCTGCTGGCCGACGACGAGCTGCTCGAGATCACGCGCCAGACGCTGAACACGCGCGAAGAGTCGGTGCGCCTGACGAAGCTGCGCTTCGACAACGGCGTGTCGTCCGAGCTCGACTTCCAGGCCGCGAACTCGCTGCTGGAAACCGCGCGTGCTTCGTATGCGCAGCAGCTGCGCGTGCGCCAGCAGGACGAGAACGCGCTGGCGCTGCTGCTCGGTGCGCCGGTGCCGGCCGAAGCAACCGCCGGCGGCACCAAGGGACTGGACGGCATCACGCCGATGCCCGACGTGCCCGCCGGACTGCCTTCTGACCTGCTGGCTGAACGCCCCGACATCCGCTCCGCGGAGCAGCAGCTGATCGCGGCCAACGCCAACATCGGCGCGGCGCGCGCGAACTTCTTCCCGCGCGTGTCGCTCACCAGCAGCATCGGCACCGCGAGTTCCGAGTTCTCGGGCCTGTTCGACCGCGGCTCCAAGGCCTGGTCGTTCGCGCCCACGGTGACGCTGCCGATCTTCGACGCGGGCCGTAACATCGCCACGCTCGACTCGGCCAAGGCCGGGCGCGAGATCGCGGTAGCGCAGTACGAGAAGTCGATCCAGACCGCGTTCCGCGAGGTGGCCGATGCGCTCGCGGGCCGCGCCACGCTGGGCGAACAGGTGCGCGCGCAGCGTGCGCAGGCCGAGGCCGAGTCGGTGCGCTTCAAGCTCTCCGACCTGCGCTACCGCAACGGCATCGCGAGTGCGCTCGACCTGCTCGACGCGCAGCGTTCGCTCTTCACTGCGCAGCAGTCTGCCGTGACCACGCGGCTGCTGCAGCTGCAGAACCAGGTCACGCTCTACAAGACGCTGGGCGGCGGCTGGGCCACGCGCGACAGCGCCGTCAGCGCCGCCAGCAAGGGCTGA